In Burkholderia pyrrocinia, the following proteins share a genomic window:
- a CDS encoding L-talarate/galactarate dehydratase, with the protein MHTSSSLVSGTSNDRIKWVRVASTFLPLANPISDAKVLTGRQKPMTEIAILFVEIETADGHRGLGFSYSKRAGGPGQFAHAKEIAPTLLGEDPSDIARLWDKLAWAGASVGRSGMAAQAIGAFDVALWDLKAKRANLSLAKLLGGHRDSVRCYNTSGGFLHTPLDQLLTNTDASREKGIGGIKLKVGQPDCALDIHRVQTVRKHLGDAFPLMVDANQQWDRPTAQRMCRTFEQFGLVWIEEPLDCYDAEGHAALAAQFDTPIATGEMLTSVSEHWEFIRLRAADYLMPDAPRVGGITPFLKVAALADHAGLMLAPHFAMELHVHLAACYAREPWVEHFEWLEPLFNERLETRDGRMIVPTRPGLGVTLSDRVAGWTVDEAECGTRA; encoded by the coding sequence ATGCATACCTCGTCCTCCCTCGTCTCCGGCACGTCGAACGACCGGATCAAATGGGTTCGCGTCGCGTCGACGTTTCTTCCGCTGGCCAATCCGATCAGCGATGCAAAAGTGCTGACCGGCCGCCAGAAGCCGATGACGGAAATCGCGATTCTGTTCGTCGAGATCGAAACCGCCGACGGTCACCGCGGTCTCGGCTTCAGCTACTCGAAGCGGGCGGGCGGCCCGGGTCAGTTTGCGCATGCGAAGGAGATCGCGCCGACCCTGCTGGGCGAGGACCCGAGCGACATCGCGCGATTGTGGGACAAGCTTGCGTGGGCGGGCGCGTCGGTCGGCCGCAGCGGCATGGCGGCACAGGCGATCGGTGCATTCGACGTCGCGCTGTGGGACCTGAAGGCGAAGCGTGCGAACCTGTCGCTGGCCAAATTGCTCGGCGGGCATCGCGATTCGGTGCGCTGCTACAACACGTCCGGCGGTTTCCTGCATACGCCGCTCGATCAGTTGCTGACCAATACGGACGCGTCGCGCGAGAAAGGCATCGGCGGCATCAAGCTCAAGGTCGGCCAGCCGGATTGCGCGCTCGACATCCACCGCGTGCAAACCGTGCGCAAGCATCTGGGCGACGCGTTCCCGTTGATGGTCGATGCGAATCAGCAATGGGATCGGCCCACTGCGCAGCGCATGTGCCGCACGTTCGAGCAGTTCGGCCTGGTCTGGATCGAGGAGCCGCTCGACTGCTACGACGCCGAAGGTCATGCGGCACTGGCCGCGCAATTCGACACGCCGATCGCGACCGGCGAGATGTTGACCAGCGTGTCGGAGCACTGGGAATTCATCCGGTTGCGTGCGGCCGATTACCTGATGCCGGACGCGCCGCGCGTCGGCGGCATCACGCCGTTCCTGAAAGTAGCGGCGCTCGCCGATCATGCGGGACTGATGCTTGCCCCTCACTTCGCCATGGAACTGCATGTGCATCTTGCCGCCTGCTATGCGCGCGAGCCGTGGGTCGAGCATTTCGAATGGCTCGAGCCGCTGTTCAACGAAAGGCTCGAAACCCGCGACGGCAGGATGATCGTCCCCACGCGCCCGGGGCTGGGCGTGACGCTCAGCGATCGCGTCGCAGGCTGGACGGTTGACGAAGCGGAATGTGGAACCCGGGCCTGA
- a CDS encoding GlxA family transcriptional regulator: MSQSIRPARDIVVVGFEGVQSLDITGPMEVFAVANRYLPDHAEPYRLTLASQLGDDILTHAGLRLAGPIALTALPEHIDTIIIAGGSDAALRHAASEAGVLPWLHTRIANTRRIASICTGAFVLAAGGWLNGKRATTHWAQCSTLQALCPDARVEPDAIYVSDPPFHTSAGVTAGIDLCLALVEADCGAPTALAVARELVLFMHRPGGQAQFSVGLDIQANATPRMRSLLTAIVDDPTGNLSVPALAARLHMSERTFARHFHEQTGRSPAQFVLAARIERTKALLERADWPLERIAERAGFGSVDALQRAFAKQVGVSPSDYRARFGKRHNASPTT, from the coding sequence ATGTCTCAGTCAATCCGTCCGGCCCGCGACATCGTTGTCGTCGGCTTCGAAGGCGTGCAGTCGCTCGACATCACCGGTCCGATGGAAGTGTTCGCGGTCGCGAACCGTTACCTGCCGGATCATGCCGAACCCTATCGGCTCACGCTCGCATCGCAACTCGGCGACGACATCCTTACGCACGCCGGTTTGCGACTTGCCGGCCCGATCGCACTCACGGCACTGCCCGAGCACATCGACACGATCATCATCGCCGGTGGCAGCGATGCTGCGCTACGGCACGCGGCATCGGAAGCCGGTGTGCTGCCGTGGTTGCACACGCGCATCGCAAACACGCGGCGAATCGCCAGCATCTGCACGGGTGCATTCGTGCTTGCCGCAGGCGGATGGCTAAACGGAAAACGTGCGACCACGCACTGGGCCCAGTGTTCGACGCTGCAGGCACTATGTCCTGACGCTCGCGTCGAGCCGGACGCGATTTACGTCAGCGATCCACCGTTCCATACCTCGGCGGGCGTGACGGCTGGCATCGACCTGTGTCTCGCGCTTGTCGAAGCAGACTGCGGCGCACCGACCGCGCTCGCGGTCGCACGCGAACTCGTGCTCTTCATGCACCGTCCCGGCGGACAAGCACAGTTCAGCGTCGGACTCGACATTCAGGCGAACGCGACGCCGCGCATGCGGTCGCTGCTCACCGCCATCGTCGATGACCCGACAGGCAATCTCAGCGTGCCCGCCCTGGCAGCACGCCTGCACATGAGCGAGCGGACGTTCGCCCGCCATTTCCACGAGCAAACCGGACGATCGCCCGCGCAGTTCGTCCTGGCAGCACGGATCGAACGCACGAAGGCTCTGCTGGAGCGGGCCGACTGGCCGCTCGAACGGATAGCGGAACGCGCAGGATTCGGAAGCGTGGACGCGCTGCAGCGCGCGTTCGCCAAGCAGGTAGGCGTGTCACCGAGCGATTATCGTGCCCGCTTTGGCAAGCGACACAACGCGTCACCGACAACCTAG
- a CDS encoding DJ-1/PfpI family protein, whose translation MPGRTRSRTTRTTVALFACVQFCTWAWSVSTHALAERMLPATQALTVSAPKDGRKRPLVAIVADNTGTETTDFIVPYSILKASGAVDVVAVSVDAGAVELMPALRMLADTNFDRFDAAIPAGADVVIVPAMHRADRPVVMAWLQKQAAAGATMVAICDGAAVLANAGLLRHRTATSHWYSRDGLRRRFAETTWVDDRRYVMDGNVMTTSGVSASVPASLALVSALAGPAAARETARNIGVQAWNDDHDGSRYGLTARTMATALTNRVAFWRHETFDLPVEPGFDELPVALTADAWVRTWRSDVVATGEGREVVSRHGLRLLTRPASIEHERVTIPDGRRGDAVLPGALGDIAVRYGATTSDWVALQLEYANE comes from the coding sequence ATGCCGGGAAGAACGAGGAGCAGGACGACGCGCACCACGGTGGCGCTGTTTGCCTGCGTGCAGTTTTGCACGTGGGCGTGGAGTGTGTCGACGCATGCGCTGGCTGAGCGCATGTTGCCGGCCACACAAGCGCTGACGGTGTCCGCGCCAAAGGACGGGCGCAAGCGGCCGCTCGTTGCGATCGTCGCGGACAACACCGGAACGGAGACGACCGATTTCATCGTTCCCTATTCGATCCTGAAGGCGTCCGGCGCGGTTGATGTCGTCGCCGTGTCGGTCGACGCTGGGGCCGTCGAATTGATGCCCGCGCTGCGCATGCTGGCCGATACGAACTTCGACCGGTTCGATGCCGCGATACCTGCCGGGGCCGATGTTGTGATTGTGCCCGCGATGCATCGTGCCGACCGACCGGTGGTAATGGCATGGCTGCAAAAACAGGCCGCTGCCGGTGCGACGATGGTGGCGATCTGCGATGGCGCGGCGGTGCTCGCGAATGCCGGACTGCTGCGACATCGTACTGCGACGTCTCATTGGTACTCGCGCGACGGCCTGCGCCGCCGGTTTGCCGAGACGACCTGGGTTGACGATCGCCGCTACGTGATGGACGGCAATGTGATGACAACGAGCGGCGTGTCGGCGTCCGTTCCCGCCTCGCTTGCTCTGGTGAGCGCGCTTGCCGGGCCCGCGGCGGCGCGTGAGACTGCACGGAACATCGGTGTGCAAGCCTGGAACGACGATCACGACGGCAGCCGGTATGGGTTGACCGCGCGTACGATGGCGACCGCGCTGACGAATCGCGTAGCGTTCTGGCGGCACGAGACGTTCGATCTGCCGGTTGAGCCGGGTTTTGACGAATTGCCGGTCGCGTTGACCGCGGATGCGTGGGTACGGACGTGGCGCAGCGATGTCGTTGCGACGGGAGAGGGGCGGGAGGTTGTATCAAGGCACGGGTTGAGGTTGTTGACCCGGCCGGCAAGTATCGAGCACGAGCGCGTTACGATTCCGGATGGGCGGCGTGGCGATGCCGTGCTGCCCGGTGCGCTGGGAGATATAGCGGTGCGCTATGGCGCCACGACGTCAGACTGGGTTGCGCTGCAGCTCGAATACGCGAACGAATAG
- a CDS encoding sensor histidine kinase, translated as MHRPYAAWAAGRRALLPLLMALAVTCATARAASTPDPAQLESVSVFEDASTTMSVDQVAARLAAPSPGAPAATTPSFNVSFSRSAWWVRATLANRDNAARPLVLVIRDARVDQVDFYVGQNGKWALDSRFPADRGDANHPPSRYPTLDMTLRPGEQVPVLIRVTSRREMRLAPAAFTREAWNAQELRAAMWDFGFFGGLLALVWCALLIGFFSRSSVFHLLAAIALCTTLFEAAYRGYTGLYLWPGAREWAARSGPIFAYLAIALFIVFVLTVAHREKARLPMRAVYVTMLCLECAGMAGAAFGDLLTFTWFCVRLNTVLTLVNIGIALTLAIRRTPTGRVMLIAVTFASFNIMLRTLDGLGALPPMLSWLKSDITPNPVVAIIGLATHLLVLAAWIHHVGRQRTEARKRLEHWQLTEQDRLRDEVAKRTLALNDALQQVTTHMQQKIETLGYVSHDLRAPLSTINGYAKLLLQSATRGQARLIRSIDRSIRYQLALIDELLAFTKAELQPLGVSPDTTDLPGLLDDIGHYAVALCAQQDNRFVYRPATAVPRTVSIDGMRLQQVLLNLLSNASKFTRDGMVTLSVHASREGDAWRLLFEVADTGIGIDISGTRDIFRAYQQVQAVNGGTGLGLFIAQRIVAAMGGELAVASRPGVGTSFSFAIVAPADGHALVPASELVRRFHPADDAEPAIAAHAIHGPPTDALDELILLVGEGRLTDIEDWLAQYADEPDHAAFVQDVREHLDTLDLNAIEKLAGSLKRARIADASFDAETDAAGPA; from the coding sequence ATGCATAGGCCATACGCGGCCTGGGCAGCCGGACGTCGCGCATTGCTGCCGCTCCTGATGGCGTTGGCCGTCACCTGCGCGACGGCCCGGGCCGCATCGACGCCCGACCCCGCACAACTGGAATCGGTGTCGGTATTCGAGGACGCCAGCACGACGATGTCCGTCGACCAGGTCGCCGCACGGCTCGCCGCCCCGTCTCCCGGCGCGCCCGCGGCAACCACACCTTCGTTCAACGTCTCGTTCTCCCGGTCGGCCTGGTGGGTTCGCGCGACGCTGGCCAACCGCGACAACGCGGCGCGCCCGCTGGTGCTGGTGATTCGCGACGCGCGCGTCGACCAGGTCGACTTCTATGTCGGCCAAAACGGCAAGTGGGCACTCGACAGCCGTTTCCCGGCCGACCGCGGCGACGCGAACCACCCGCCTTCCCGCTATCCGACACTCGACATGACGCTGCGTCCGGGCGAACAGGTGCCCGTCCTGATACGCGTCACGTCGCGCAGGGAGATGCGGCTCGCGCCGGCGGCGTTCACCCGCGAAGCGTGGAATGCGCAGGAATTGCGCGCCGCGATGTGGGATTTCGGTTTCTTCGGCGGGCTGCTCGCACTCGTATGGTGCGCGTTGCTGATCGGGTTCTTTTCGCGCAGCAGCGTGTTCCATCTGCTGGCCGCGATCGCCTTGTGCACGACGCTGTTCGAAGCGGCGTACCGCGGTTATACGGGCTTGTATCTGTGGCCCGGCGCGCGCGAGTGGGCCGCGCGCAGCGGGCCGATCTTCGCATACCTGGCGATCGCGCTCTTCATCGTGTTCGTCCTGACGGTCGCGCATCGCGAGAAGGCACGGCTACCGATGCGTGCCGTCTACGTGACGATGCTCTGCCTCGAATGCGCGGGGATGGCCGGCGCCGCATTCGGCGACCTGCTGACCTTCACGTGGTTCTGCGTGCGGCTGAACACCGTGCTGACGCTCGTGAACATCGGCATCGCGCTGACGCTAGCGATCCGCCGGACGCCGACGGGCCGTGTGATGCTGATCGCGGTCACGTTCGCCAGCTTCAACATCATGCTGCGCACGCTCGACGGCCTGGGTGCGCTACCGCCGATGCTGTCCTGGCTGAAGTCCGATATCACGCCCAACCCCGTCGTCGCGATCATCGGGCTCGCCACGCACCTGCTGGTGCTGGCCGCGTGGATCCACCACGTGGGCCGTCAGCGCACCGAGGCGAGGAAGCGGCTCGAACACTGGCAGCTCACCGAACAGGATCGGCTGCGCGACGAGGTCGCGAAGCGCACGCTCGCGCTCAACGACGCGCTGCAACAGGTGACGACGCACATGCAGCAGAAGATCGAGACGCTCGGCTATGTCAGCCACGACCTGCGCGCGCCGCTGTCCACCATCAACGGCTACGCGAAGCTGCTGCTGCAAAGCGCGACGCGCGGCCAGGCGCGGCTGATCCGGTCGATCGACCGCAGCATCCGCTACCAGCTCGCACTGATCGACGAATTGCTCGCGTTCACGAAAGCAGAACTGCAACCGCTCGGCGTTTCACCGGACACGACCGACCTGCCCGGCCTGCTCGACGACATCGGCCACTATGCGGTCGCGCTGTGCGCGCAGCAGGACAACCGGTTCGTCTACCGGCCGGCCACGGCGGTGCCGCGCACGGTATCGATCGACGGCATGCGACTGCAGCAGGTGCTGCTCAACCTGTTGTCCAATGCGTCGAAGTTCACGCGCGACGGCATGGTCACGCTGTCGGTTCACGCGTCGCGGGAAGGCGATGCATGGCGCCTGTTGTTCGAAGTCGCCGATACCGGCATCGGAATCGACATCAGCGGAACCCGCGACATCTTTCGCGCCTACCAGCAGGTGCAGGCCGTAAACGGCGGAACCGGGCTCGGCCTGTTCATCGCGCAGCGCATCGTCGCCGCGATGGGCGGCGAACTGGCCGTCGCCAGCCGGCCGGGCGTCGGCACGTCGTTCTCGTTCGCGATCGTCGCGCCGGCCGACGGGCACGCGCTCGTGCCGGCGTCGGAGCTCGTCCGGCGGTTTCATCCGGCCGACGATGCCGAACCGGCCATCGCCGCACACGCGATCCACGGCCCGCCCACCGATGCGCTCGACGAGCTGATCCTGCTCGTCGGCGAGGGGCGGCTCACCGATATCGAGGATTGGCTCGCTCAGTATGCGGACGAGCCGGATCATGCAGCCTTCGTGCAGGACGTGCGCGAGCACCTCGATACGCTGGACCTGAACGCGATCGAGAAGCTGGCCGGCTCGCTGAAACGCGCGCGTATCGCGGATGCGTCGTTCGACGCCGAGACGGACGCGGCCGGGCCGGCCTGA
- a CDS encoding response regulator: MSSRTSSPASPRATPDLVGAHILVVDDRPNDLRLLTEILRTARCRISVAFDGLQAYHRAQAIAPDLILMDVRMPRMDGFAACRLLASTPSTQSIPVIILTAAGDLEDRIAGLETGAIDYIVKPFEPVEVIARIRNHLKRVRRNQPFTHLPDLPDNPDTALVRAASGVLLRDLRHPPALEDLARQVGTHEKRLSRVFRDNLGQTVFEYLRDTRLRAAMHFLAETSMGIGDIAEEIGFSTPGNFATAFRERFGITPSDWRRQRNAVNSPATPREHHGDA, from the coding sequence ATGTCATCCCGCACGTCCAGTCCGGCGTCGCCTCGCGCCACGCCGGATCTCGTTGGCGCACATATTCTTGTCGTAGACGATCGCCCGAACGACCTGCGGCTCCTGACCGAGATCCTGCGTACCGCGCGGTGCCGGATCAGCGTCGCGTTCGACGGGCTGCAGGCCTATCATCGTGCGCAGGCGATCGCGCCCGACCTGATCCTGATGGACGTCCGCATGCCGCGCATGGACGGTTTCGCCGCGTGCCGGCTGCTGGCGTCGACGCCGTCCACGCAGTCCATCCCGGTCATCATCCTGACGGCCGCGGGCGATCTCGAAGATCGCATCGCGGGGCTCGAAACCGGCGCGATCGACTACATCGTCAAGCCGTTCGAACCGGTGGAGGTGATTGCCCGAATCCGCAATCACCTGAAGCGCGTGCGGCGCAACCAGCCGTTTACGCATCTGCCCGACCTTCCCGACAATCCCGACACGGCCTTGGTGCGCGCGGCGAGCGGCGTCCTGCTGCGCGACCTGCGCCACCCGCCGGCGCTCGAGGATCTCGCCCGGCAAGTCGGCACGCACGAAAAACGCCTGTCGCGCGTGTTCCGCGACAATCTCGGCCAGACCGTGTTCGAGTACCTGCGCGACACGCGCCTGCGGGCTGCGATGCACTTTCTCGCGGAAACGTCGATGGGGATCGGCGACATCGCCGAGGAAATCGGGTTTTCCACGCCGGGCAATTTCGCGACGGCGTTCCGCGAACGCTTCGGCATCACGCCGTCCGACTGGCGACGCCAGCGCAACGCGGTCAATTCGCCCGCCACGCCCCGGGAGCACCACGGCGATGCATAG